Proteins co-encoded in one Brassica oleracea var. oleracea cultivar TO1000 chromosome C4, BOL, whole genome shotgun sequence genomic window:
- the LOC106337804 gene encoding putative BTB/POZ domain-containing protein At2g40440 produces the protein MTTENNLEIFLGGFAKVFNEQWQVDVRLKAGDSNESAAISAHKLVLAARSEVFKKMLKSDKFKGTADQIETVTLSELKQEELEALVGFIYNNRSVLSEKEKKHAQTLFVAADKYDIPHLRDLCRKELISSLKLANVINILELSLIPFDEALNDAATMFVVRNLLAICDTVEFRLFVGKNPDLTVDIMKSSKSRRWKNYYI, from the exons ATGACAACGGAGAACAATCTTGAAATTTTCTTGGGTGGGTTTGCAAAGGTCTTTAATGAACAATGGCAAGTAGATGTACGTCTCAAGGCAGGAGACAGTAATGAGAGTGCAGCTATCTCCGCCCACAAACTTGTTTTG GCGGCACGATCAGAGGTGTTTAAGAAGATGCTGAAATCAGACAAGTTCAAAGGTACGGCTGATCAGATCGAGACAGTAACTCTTTCGGAGTTGAAACAAGAGGAGCTAGAGGCTTTAGTTGGGTTCATCTACAACAATCGTTCTGTGCTTTCTGAAAAGGAGAAGAAACATGCTCAAACACTTTTTGTAGCAGCGGACAAATATGATATTCCGCATCTAAGGGATCTATGTAGAAAAGAATTGATATCATCTTTGAAACTGGCGAATGTTATCAATATCTTGGAACTGTCTTTGATTCCTTTTGACGAAGCACTCAATGACGCTGCCACCATGTTTGTCGTGAGGAATTTACTGGCGATCTGTGACACTGTTGAGTTCAGATTGTTTGTTGGGAAGAATCCAGATCTTACCGTTGATATAATGAAGTCTTCTAAGTCTCGTAGGTGGAAGAACTATTATATCTAG
- the LOC106337768 gene encoding protein NRT1/ PTR FAMILY 5.1-like, with protein MEAAKVYTQDGTVDLQGRPALASRTGRWRACYFLLGYEACERMAFYGIASNLVNYLTTRLHEDTISSVRNVNNWSGVVWITPIAGAYIADTYIGRFWTFTVSSLIYVLGMILLTMVVTVKSLRPTCRNGLCNKASSL; from the exons ATGGAGGCTGCAAAAGTGTACACCCAAGATGGCACCGTAGACCTCCAGGGCCGTCCCGCCCTCGCGTCCAGGACCGGTCGTTGGAGAGCTTGCTATTTCCTTCTTG GGTATGAAGCGTGTGAGCGGATGGCGTTTTATGGAATAGCTTCGAATTTGGTGAATTATTTGACAACGAGACTTCATGAAGACACGATTTCTTCGGTTAGAAATGTAAATAACTGGTCCGGGGTCGTGTGGATCACTCCGATCGCCGGAGCTTACATCGCCGACACATACATTGGCCGCTTCTGGACTTTTACTGTCTCCTCCCTCATCTACGTTCTG GGGATGATTCTCTTAACAATGGTAGTAACGGTAAAATCCTTAAGACCGACATGCAGGAACGGGCTGTGCAACAAGGCATCCTCTTTGTAA
- the LOC106337766 gene encoding protein NRT1/ PTR FAMILY 5.1-like, with translation MSLYTIAIGAGGTKPNISTFGADQFDDYSIRERKQKDSFFNWWTFSSFSGALFATLGLVYIQENLGWGLGYGIPTLGLLVSLVVFYIGTPFYRHKVIKSVNLAKVLVRVPIAAFKNRKLHCPNDLLELHELDSHYYNCTGKHQVHHTPIFRYLDKAAIKTSSRESPCTVTEVEVAKRVLGLTLIWLVTLIPSTLGAQVNTLFVKQGTTLDRKLGSHFQIPAASLGGFVTLSLLLSIPIYDQYFVPFMRKKTGNPRGITILQRLGIGFLIQIVAIAVASAVEVKRMHVIKEFHITNPKQVVPMSIFWLLPQYCLLGIGGVFDAIGLLEFFYDQSPEEMQSLGTTFFTSGIGLGNFLNSFLMTMIDKITSKGGGKSWIGDNLNDSRLDYYYGFLMVISIVNMGLFLWAASKYIYKSDETKEFNGGCVQMEVKSLDTSPLTI, from the exons ATGTCTCTATATACGATAGCCATTGGAGCTGGTGGAACAAAACCTAACATTTCCACGTTTGGAGCGGACCAATTCGACGATTACAGTATTAGAGAGAGAAAACAAAAGGATTCGTTCTTCAATTGGTGGACGTTTAGCTCCTTTTCGGGTGCGTTATTCGCGACACTAGGGCTCGTCTACATCCAAGAGAATCTTGGGTGGGGTTTAGGTTATGGCATCCCTACCCTAGGACTCTTGGTTTCTCTAGTTGTTTTCTATATCGGGACACCGTTTTATAGGCATAAGGTCATCAAATCAGTTAATTTGGCCAAAGTTTTGGTTCGAGTCCCTATCGCAGCATTCAAAAACCGAAAGCTTCATTGTCCGAATGACCTTTTGGAGCTTCATGAGCTTGACTCCCATTACTACAACTGCACTGGTAAACATCAAGTTCATCACACCCCCATATTCAG GTACTTGGATAAAGCTGCCATTAAGACATCTTCCAGAGAGTCACCTTGTACTGTGACAGAAGTGGAAGTGGCAAAGCGTGTGCTAGGGCTTACCTTAATATGGCTTGTCACTTTAATCCCAAGCACCTTAGGGGCACAAGTCAATACTCTCTTTGTCAAACAAGGGACCACATTGGACCGAAAACTCGGATCCCACTTCCAAATCCCTGCGGCTTCGCTGGGAGGCTTTGTTACCCTCTCATTGCTTCTTTCAATTCCAATATATGACCAATACTTTGTTCCCTTCATGCGCAAGAAAACTGGAAACCCTAGAGGGATCACCATACTCCAAAGGCTAGGGATAGGGTTTTTGATCCAAATTGTTGCAATAGCTGTTGCTTCGGCTGTAGAGGTCAAGAGGATGCACGTAATAAAAGAATTTCACATAACTAACCCTAAACAAGTTGTGCCTATGAGCATTTTCTGGTTGCTCCCTCAATACTGTCTTCTGGGCATTGGGGGTGTGTTTGACGCGATTGGTTTGCTTGAGTTTTTCTACGATCAGTCACCTGAGGAGATGCAGAGCCTTGGGACAACGTTTTTTACCAGTGGGATCGGTCTTGGGAATTTCTTGAACAGCTTCTTGATGACAATGATTGATAAGATCACAAGTAAAGGGGGAGGCAAGAGTTGGATTGGGGATAACTTGAACGATTCTAGGCTAGATTACTATTATGGGTTTCTAATGGTGATTTCGATTGTGAACATGGGATTGTTCTTGTGGGCAGCTAGCAAGTATATTTACAAGAGTGATGAGACCAAAGAGTTTAATGGAGGATGTGTTCAAATGGAGGTCAAATCCTTAGATACATCTCCTCTTACTATCTAG
- the LOC106337767 gene encoding LOB domain-containing protein 15-like, with product MSRERERLEEIGKKIKREADAWPNQMAGIRRHISGPPGALNTITPCAACKLLRRRCAQECPFSPYFSPCEPLKFASVHKVFGASNVSKMLMEVPEGQRADAANSLVYEANVRLRDPVYGCMGAISALQQQVQALQAELTAVRSEILKYKQREAVATLIVPSNSQYHNSGGVSVIALPPQTPSTPPQPTAAHPPPPPSSCVYSQPTTRALEYGEIESENNSYFG from the exons ATGTCAAGAGAAAG GGAGAGACTTGAAGAGATAGGGAAGAAGATCAAAAGAGAAGCAGATGCTTGGCCTAATCAAATGGCAGGAATTAGAAGACATATATCTGGTCCTCCTGGAGCCCTCAATACCATTACTCCTTGTGCGGCATGTAAACTTCTGCGCCGACGATGCGCTCAAGAATGTCCATTTTCGCCTTATTTCTCCCCATGTGAGCCTCTTAAGTTCGCGTCGGTCCACAAAGTCTTTGGAGCTAGCAACGTCTCCAAGATGCTAATG GAGGTACCGGAAGGCCAGAGAGCAGACGCGGCAAATAGCCTCGTGTATGAAGCAAACGTGAGGTTAAGAGATCCAGTGTACGGTTGCATGGGAGCAATCTCAGCTCTACAACAACAAGTTCAAGCTTTACAAGCCGAGCTTACGGCCGTACGATCTGAGATTCTCAAGTACAAGCAACGAGAGGCTGTCGCCACTTTGATCGTACCTTCCAATTCCCAATATCACAACTCTGGCGGCGTCTCCGTCATTGCACTACCACCACAAACGCCGTCAACTCCACCGCAACCTACGGCGGCTCATCCTCCGCCTCCTCCTTCTTCTTGTGTTTACTCTCAACCAACCACAAGAGCACTAGAATACGGCGAGATTGAAAGTGAGAACAACTCCTACTTCGGTTAA
- the LOC106340129 gene encoding uncharacterized protein LOC106340129 encodes MTMSERSEDNTNVVRSLNVIVKESSQVNTSSRIYYYGGASVPFLWETRPGTPKHPRFSESFHLPPLTPPPSYFSSSLSSGNKLSKARTKQTRSVKTLFNAKHHVSCPSFSWSSTTSSSSSSLSSSPRSKTVYPANKCFLFCSRSYVKDDDEEEIGSSSPTSTLYYKRGFSSSMGSMKRALSSVLSNRSSRNDLRLI; translated from the coding sequence ATGACAATGTCAGAAAGATCAGAAGACAACACAAACGTAGTCAGATCTTTAAATGTAATCGTAAAGGAGAGCTCGCAGGTCAATACATCATCAAGAATCTATTACTACGGCGGAGCTTCCGTGCCGTTTTTGTGGGAGACACGGCCAGGCACACCAAAACACCCTCGTTTCTCTGAATCATTTCATCTTCCGCCGTTAACGCCGCCTCCGTCATATTTCTCCTCATCCTTGTCCTCCGGGAACAAACTGAGCAAAGCTAGAACGAAACAAACTCGATCAGTTAAGACCCTTTTCAACGCAAAGCATCACGTGTCGTGTCCTTCGTTTTCTTGGTCGTCTACCACGTCGTCTTCTTCTTCCTCTTTGTCCTCGTCTCCTCGGTCTAAAACAGTGTATCCTGCCAACAAATGTTTTCTTTTTTGCTCGAGATCGTACGTTAAAGATGACGACGAGGAAGAGATTGGTTCATCGTCTCCGACGTCAACGTTGTATTATAAAAGAGGGTTTAGCTCATCAATGGGAAGTATGAAGAGAGCTTTGAGTTCTGTTCTTAGCAACCGATCTAGTCGTAATGATCTTAGATTGATTTAA
- the LOC106337806 gene encoding uroporphyrinogen decarboxylase 2, chloroplastic-like, with amino-acid sequence QSFNSQALLFLILLAFSPFLRKNVYYQTLCEKYPSFRDRSENTDIVVEISLQPWKVFKPDGVLLFSDILTPLSGMNIPFDIVKGKGPIIFSPPQSAADVDQVREFVPEESVPYVGEALKRLRNEVGNEAAVLGFVGAPFTLSSYVIEGGSSKNFTQIKRLAFSQPKVLHALLQKFTTSMITYIRYQADNRAQAVQIFDSWATELSPVDFEEFSLPYLKHIVEAVKQTHPHLPLILYASGSGGLLERLARTSVDVVSLDWTVDMAEGRDRLGRDIAVQGNVDPGVLFGSKEFITSRIEDTVKKAGREKHVLNLGRGIKVGTPEENVAHFFEVAHGIRH; translated from the exons CAATCCTTCAACTCTCAAGCTCTTCTCTTTCTTATTCTTCTAGCATTCTCTCCATTTCTCCGAAAAAATGTCTATTATCAAACTCTGTGTGAGAAGTATCCTTCTTTCCGAGACAGATCAGAGAACACTGATATCGTGGTGGAGATCTCTCTGCAGCCCTGGAAGGTGTTCAAGCCAGACGGTGTGCTTCTGTTCTCAGACATTCTCACTCCTCTCTCTGGAATGAACATACCTTTCGACATTGTCAAAGGAAAAGGTCCCATCATCTTCAGCCCGCCGCAATCAGCTGCTGATGTTGATCAAGTTAGAGAGTTCGTACCTGAGGAGTCTGTTCCTTACGTTGGAGAAGCACTCAAAAGATTAAGAAACGAG GTGGGGAATGAAGCTGCTGTTCTTGGTTTTGTTGGAGCTCCATTTACTCTTTCCTCCTATGTAATCGAAGGTGGCTCATCTAAGAACTTCACACAGATCAAAAGATTAGCTTTCTCTCAACCTAAG GTTCTACATGCTTTACTCCAAAAGTTCACAACCTCGATGATCACATACATACGCTACCAAGCAGACAACAGAGCTCAAGCAGTTCAAATCTTTGACTCCTGGGCTACGGAGCTAAGCCCTGTGGACTTTGAGGAGTTTAGCTTACCTTACCTTAAACACATTGTGGAAGCTGTGAAGCAAACTCACCCACACCTACCTTTAATACTCTACGCGAGTGGATCAGGAGGGTTACTAGAGAGACTGGCTCGGACCAGTGTGGATGTTGTGAGCTTGGACTGGACTGTGGACATGGCTGAAGGAAGGGACAGGTTAGGGAGAGACATAGCGGTTCAAGGAAACGTGGATCCGGGAGTTTTGTTCGGTTCTAAAGAGTTTATCACGAGCAGGATTGAAGATACTGTGAAGAAAGCTGGGAGAGAGAAACATGTTCTGAATCTAGGGCGTGGTATTAAAGTTGGAACGCCTGAAGAGAACGTTGCACACTTCTTTGAGGTTGCTCACGGAATTAGACATTAA